A single Augochlora pura isolate Apur16 chromosome 2, APUR_v2.2.1, whole genome shotgun sequence DNA region contains:
- the LOC144478282 gene encoding hydrocephalus-inducing protein homolog has product MKLAVLVRMGLETPTVVLTGRGIEKSLTIDEPVIQFLPVVPYTCAQDAAFAIGNASDYPVEFFWHHINRTFHMDDQVVNTLLDYYGVEEILLPPSKPGDPLPADLIKFYNDLVDEMARVRSIQELEQEEYPGSEHRLDKSTSYTESLHDTSEFRARMGDPVKEYFESIERKSGPLNDLPDPARPEKKVCIIFHGAPFTEYQDTACRSARVLAAPVLSIDKAITEAIALGESEYSITLRQIIDNAYQNYTEARERQKEAAGSEGKSKGSGRGRQKSPRSEKTVDTSREGKKRRTERSPETEASEPKQEVILLRLPEESDPLIELNKIPDADRLETLDPLSRYEYKIQAILQFEKILGKDYSTVSSPAKDSRSVRENVKTAFLGTDPNLLVEVLTERLSAEDFKRGFVLQSLENKLLHGNPVETLMLLLRIVGQAEYFLFVTFLNSMANYNRHTDELRHEHEKTGDAEKRIQDIEEMSLSEYELLNDEDKEMYLEAVLPALREKAWLRRSRFAERKMNQKKGVGGRVSRSKTPMGKGKEKSSEPRHTGNKKPASSKRSGGAKSKDSSRREREKVPMGISQITEAMNRYQSDLSTMLDLIRHWDPEKKAVESFPATKSKTSKSDKTKDLMSSEHHVSNSK; this is encoded by the exons ATGAAGCTGGCCGTGCTCGTGAGAATGGGCTTGGAAACACCGACGGTGGTGCTAACGGGTCGCGGCATCGAGAAATCTCTGACCATCGACGAGCCGGTTATCCAATTTCTGCCGGTGGTGCCTTACACTTGCGCCCAGGACGCCGCTTTCGCGATCGGGAACGCTTCCGATTATCCTGTCGAGTTTTTCTGGCATCACATAAACCG CACGTTCCATATGGACGATCAAGTCGTAAACACTTTATTGGATTATTACGGAGTCGAGGAAATACTCTTGCCCCCCAGCAAGCCCGGGGATCCGTTGCCCGCggatttaataaagttttacaACGACCTCGTCGATGAAATGGCGCGGGTCCGATCGATTCAGGAATTAGAGCAGGAGGAATATCCAGGAAGTGAACATCGGCTAGACAAGAGCACAA GTTACACGGAGAGCCTGCACGACACTTCAGAGTTCCGGGCCAGAATGGGAGACCCCGTGAAAGAATATTTCGAGAGTATCGAGCGGAAATCCGGCCCGTTGAACGATCTTCCGGACCCTGCCAGGCCGGAGAAGAAAGTCTGCATTATTTTCCACGGAGCTCCTTTCACTG AGTACCAGGACACAGCCTGTAGAAGCGCAAGAGTGCTAGCAGCTCCGGTGCTCTCGATCGACAAGGCGATCACGGAAGCCATAGCTCTCGGCGAAAGCGAATATTCGATTACGCTGCGACAGATCATCGACAACGCTTATCAGAATTACACGGAAGCTCGCGAAAGGCAGAA GGAGGCGGCGGGGAGCGAGGGGAAATCGAAAGGAAGCGGCCGGGGCAGGCAGAAATCCCCTCGCAGCGAAAAAACGGTCGATACGTCGCGGGAgggaaagaaaaggagaacgGAAAGATCCCCTGAAACTGAAGCGTCGGAGCCGAAGCAAGAAGTAATCCTTCTTCGACTTCCGGAGGAATCGGATCCTTTgatagaattgaataaaatccCCGATGCCGACAGGCTCGAAACGCTGGATCCTTTGAGTCGGTACGAGTACAAGATTCAGGCTATTCTGCAGTTCGAGAAGATACTGGGGAAAGATTACTCGACCGTAAGTAGCCCGGCGAAGGATAGTAGAAGCGTCCGGGAAAATGTGAAGACCGCTTTCCTAGGAACCGACCCTAACCTGCTCGTCGAAGTACTCACGGAACG GCTCTCCGCGGAAGACTTTAAACGCGGCTTCGTCCTGCAGTCGTTGGAGAACAAGTTGCTGCACGGTAACCCCGTCGAAACTCTGATGCTACTGTTAAGGATCGTCGGCCAGGCGGAGTACTTTCTGTTCGTCACGTTCCTCAACTCTATGGCCAATTACAATCGCCATACGGACGAGCTGCGCCACGAACACG AGAAAACGGGCGATGCCGAAAAGAGGATCCAGGACATCGAAGAGATGTCGTTGTCCGAATACGAGTTGCTGAACGACGAGGACAAGGAGATGTATCTGGAGGCTGTTCTGCCTGCTTTAAGGGAGAAGGCGTGGCTTAGGCGATCTCGATTTGCCGAACGGAAGATGAACCAGAAAAAG GGGGTTGGTGGCCGTGTTTCGAGATCAAAGACACCCATggggaaaggaaaagaaaagtcGTCGGAGCCCCGGCACACGGGCAATAAGAAGCCTGCGAGCTCGAAGCGGAGCGGAGGGGCGAAGAGCAAGGACAGCTCTAGACGCG AACGTGAGAAAGTTCCGATGGGAATTAGTCAGATCACGGAAGCCATGAATCGATATCAGTCGGACCTCTCGACGATGCTCGATTTGATTCGTCATTGGGATCCCGAGAAGAAAGCTGTA GAATCATTTCCCGCGACGAAATCAAAAACGTCGAAAAGCGATAAGACCAAGGATCTGATGTCAAGTGAACATCATGTGAGCAACAGTAAATAA